GGGCGGAATCCGCCGATCAGCGCGTCGAGATCCAGTGCGGGCTCGGTGCGGTCGATCGGGATGGTGCCGCCGGCGGGCAGCCGCCGGTCGCTCTCGCCCCGCTTGAGCTCCATATACCGATCGCCGATGAGGTTGAGGTAGCGGATCGACGCGGTGGTGCCCTCATAGAGCGGCAGCGAGCGGTCGACGTTGAAGTCGACCCGGACCTGCGATCCGTTGTTGATGAGCTCGACCTTGGAGACCTTGCCCACTTCCACACCCGACGCGCGGACGAACTGCCCTTCCCTAAGCCCGCTGGCGTTCGAGAACACCGCGGAGTACCCGGTGGTGCGGTCGAAACGCACCTGGCCGAACACCACGATGATGATCGCGGTGAACAGCAACAGCACCAGGGAGAAGGCGCCGAGCTTGATGGCTGTACCGGTGATTTTCATGGGTTGATCGTGTTCTCCCCCACCTGGCGACCCCAGACGTACTCGATCAGGATCGGCTGGCCCAACTCGAAGTGGTTGTACGGCGCGATCGAGACGCCGGTATCCATCACGAGGTAGGGGGCCGGCCACAGGTCACGCGTGATCGGCTGCCAGCAACCGGGCTTGCCCTCGGGACCGCCCCTGGCGTTCACCCGCGGCAGGTTGTCCGGGTAGACGTAGGGGTTGCCCGCGCCCATGAGTCCCGTCAGCGTCCGCAGCGAGTAACCGTTGCCGCCGAGCGAGGCGGCCACCTTCGGTTCGACGTCGTGGAAGTTGCGGATCGTGCAGAACAGCGCCGGGCTGTACTCGTCGAGGATCTCCGACGGGCGGATCAGATCCGCGGCGCCGCGAACCAGATACGGACCGCCGCGCTCGAAGACGTCGGCGCCGGTGTTGCCGAAGCCGACCGCGGCCATCAGCGCCTGGTCGATGTTGCCCTGCTGCTGGTTGAGCGTGCGGGCGGTGGTCACCGCGTTCTGTAGGCCGTCGAACAGATCCGGTGAGGCGTCGGCGTACACGTCACCGAGATCGGCGAGCAACTGGTTGTCGCGCCGGATCTGGGGCATCCGCGGATTGATGTCGGACAGGATCTCGTTGCCGTTGATGATCGACTGGCCGAAACGGTCACCCAGGCCGTCGAGCGCCTCGGCAGTGGCGGACAGCGTCTGATTCAGCTTGATCGGATCCACCTGCTGCGCCAGCGACACCACCGTCTCGAACAGGGTGTTGAACTCGGTGGTCACCGATGTCACGTCGATCACGTCGGATGGTGTAATCCGCTGCGGTGATGGATCTTTCGGCGAGGTGAACGAGATGTACTTGTTGCCGAACACCGTCGTCGCACTGATGTCGGCCTGCACGTTCTTCGGAATCAGCTTGATGTATTTGGGATCTACGTCGAGGACGATCTTCGCCCGCGGCTCACCGTCGACATCCACCGCGTTGATCGTGGCCACCCGGCCGATCTCCACGCCGTTGAAGGTGACTTTCGCGCCGGGATCCATCGACAGGCCCGCCCGCGCCGACATCATCGTCAGCTGTTCGCGCGGCATGAAGTCCCCGCGGAACTGGAAATACACCAGCACCAGTGCGGCGATCGTCAAGAGCGACAACACCAGTCCCGCCAGCTTGTACGGCGGGGTGCGGGGCGAGTTCAGCGGCGCGGTCATGGCGCTACACCGTCAAG
The nucleotide sequence above comes from Mycolicibacterium moriokaense. Encoded proteins:
- a CDS encoding MCE family protein — protein: MTAPLNSPRTPPYKLAGLVLSLLTIAALVLVYFQFRGDFMPREQLTMMSARAGLSMDPGAKVTFNGVEIGRVATINAVDVDGEPRAKIVLDVDPKYIKLIPKNVQADISATTVFGNKYISFTSPKDPSPQRITPSDVIDVTSVTTEFNTLFETVVSLAQQVDPIKLNQTLSATAEALDGLGDRFGQSIINGNEILSDINPRMPQIRRDNQLLADLGDVYADASPDLFDGLQNAVTTARTLNQQQGNIDQALMAAVGFGNTGADVFERGGPYLVRGAADLIRPSEILDEYSPALFCTIRNFHDVEPKVAASLGGNGYSLRTLTGLMGAGNPYVYPDNLPRVNARGGPEGKPGCWQPITRDLWPAPYLVMDTGVSIAPYNHFELGQPILIEYVWGRQVGENTINP